One segment of Lutra lutra chromosome 12, mLutLut1.2, whole genome shotgun sequence DNA contains the following:
- the LOC125082040 gene encoding LOW QUALITY PROTEIN: leukotriene A-4 hydrolase-like (The sequence of the model RefSeq protein was modified relative to this genomic sequence to represent the inferred CDS: inserted 1 base in 1 codon): MPEVVDTCSLASPASVCRTKHLHLRCSVDFTRRVLTGTAALTVQSQEDNLRSLTLDTKDLTIEKAVINGQEVKYTLGERQSYKGSPMEISLPIALSKNQEVVIEISFETSPKSSALQWLTPEQTSGKEHPYLFSQCQAIHCRAILPCQDTPSVKLTYSAEVSVPKELVALMSAICDGEAPDPEDPSRKIYKFSQKVPMPCYLIALVVGALESRQIGPRTLVWSEKEQVEKSAYEFSETESMLKIAEDLGGPYVWGQYDLLVLPPSFPYGGMENPCLTFVTPTLLAGDKSLSNVIAHEISHSWTGNLVTNKTWDHFWLNEGHTVYLERHICGRLFGEKFRHFHALGGWGELQNSIKTFGDTHPYTKLVVDLTNVDPDVAYSSVPYEKGFALLFYLEQLLGGPEVFLGFLKXYVEKFSYKSITTDDWKDFLYSHFKDKVDLLNQVDWNAWLYSPGMPPVKPNYDMTLTNACLALSQRWMTAKEEDLNSFTPADLKDLSSHQLNEFLAQMLQRAPLPLGHIKRMQEVYNLNAINNSEIRFRWLRLCIQSKWEEAIPLALKMATEQGRMKFTRPLFKDLAAFDKSHHQAVRTYQEHKASMHPVTAMLVGKDLKVD, from the exons ATGCCCGAGGTAGTGGATACATGCTCCTTGGCCTCTCCGGCTTCGGTCTGCCGAACCAAGCACCTGCACCTGCGCTGCAGCGTCGACTTTACCCGCCGGGTGCTCACTGGCACCGCCGCGCTCACGGTGCAGTCTCAGGAGGACAATCTGCGAAGCCTGACCTTGGATACAAAGGACCTCACGATAGAAAAAGCAGTCATCAATGGACAAGAAGTCAAATATACTCTTGGAGAAAGACAAAGTTACAAAGGATCACCAATGGAAATCTCTCTTCCTATTGctctgagcaaaaatcaagaagTCGTTATAGAAATTTCTTTTGAGACCTCTCCAAAGTCTTCGGCTCTTCAGTGGCTCACTCCTGAACAAACTTCTGGGAAGGAACACCCCTATCTCTTTAGTCAGTGCCAGGCCATCCACTGCAGAGCAATTCTTCCTTGTCAGGACACTCCTTCTGTGAAATTAACCTACAGTGCAGAGGTATCTGTCCCTAAAGAATTGGTGGCACTTATGAGTGCCATTTGTGATGGAGAAGCACCTGACCCAGAAGACCCAAGCAGGAAAATCTATAAATTCAGCCAAAAAGTGCCCATGCCCTGCTACTTGATTGCTTTAGTTGTTGGAGCTTTAGAAAGCAGGCAAATTGGCCCAAGAACGTTGGTTTGGTCTGAGAAAGAGCAGGTGGAAAAGTCTGCTTACGAATTTTCTGAGACTGAATCTATGCTTAAAATTGCAGAAGATCTGGGAGGACCGTATGTATGGGGGCAGTATGACCTGTTAGTCCTCCCGCCGTCCTTCCCTTATGGCGGCATGGAGAATCCTTGCCTCACGTTCGTAACTCCCACTCTGCTGGCAGGAGACAAGTCACTCTCCAATGTTATCGCACATGAAATATCTCATAGCTGGACAGGAAATCTAGTGACCAACAAAACTTGGGACCACTTTTGGTTAAACGAAGGACATACTGTATATTTAGAACGCCACATTTGTGGACGACTGTTTGGAGAAAAGTTCAGACATTTTCACGCATTGGGAGGATGGGGAGAACTACAGAATTCGATAAAGACTTTTGGAGATACACATCCTTACACCAAACTTGTGGTTGATCTGACGAATGTGGACCCCGATGTAGCATATTCTTCAGTGCCCTACGAGAAGGGCTTTGCTTTACTCTTTTACCTTGAACAACTTCTTGGGGGTCCAGAGGTTTTCCTAGGATTCCTAA GCTATGTTGAAAAATTTTCCTACAAGAGCATAACCACTGATGACTGGAAGGATTTCCTGTATTCCCACTTTAAAGATAAGGTTGATCTTCTCAATCAAGTTGACTGGAATGCATGGCTCTATTCTCCTGGAATGCCTCCTGTAAAACCCAATTATGATATGACTCTCACAAATGCCTGCCTTGCCTTAAGTCAACGGTGGATGACTGCCAAAGAAGAGGATTTAAATTCATTCACCCCAGCAGACCTGAAGGATCTCTCTTCTCATCAGTTGAACGAATTTTTAGCACAGATGCTCCAGAGAGCGCCTCTTCCATTGGGGCACATAAAGCGAATGCAAGAGGTGTACAACTTGAATGCCATTAACAATTCTGAAATACGATTCAGATGGTTACGGCTCTGCATTCAATCGAAATGGGAGGAAGCAATTCCTTTGGCTCTCAAAATGGCAACTGAGCAAGGGCGAATGAAGTTTACACGGCCTCTATTCAAGGACCTTGCTGCCTTTGACAAAAGCCATCATCAGGCCGTGCGTACCTACCAAGAGCACAAAGCAAGTATGCACCCCGTGACCGCCATGCTGGTGGGGAAAGACTTAAAAGTAGATTAA